A section of the Gloeobacter violaceus PCC 7421 genome encodes:
- a CDS encoding RNB domain-containing ribonuclease: MQFSVHDLLGLLSPERSVAPKVLQQKLSLDDGAALAQLQLVLDALEKVGLIEKMQGRYRLVANEEIVGGRLRCSSKGFCFVTPEQPEAEEIFVVEGSLKNAWNGDRVLVRLLKKASRRRKPEGEVVLVTERAHTALVGRLAEADAGEDKPKLLQVAPLDDRLGSVLELVDAEIPDVAADLIVEVEITRYPLGRRPAKCRLLRVLGHANDPLVDLDLVASRYQLPLEFPQAVLDAAAQLAASAAPEGREDLQALEVWALPGELLQTALSLVPTEGGWELGLHVSDVAVLVEAGSTLDAEAYRRGLAARLRDRSLRLWPDALLERCALLPDTGRSAWSVLVNLDTTGQVRAFRWTPSLVRARGRLESLSEPYAAVAAALAAQGTGPLLGASDPRIFIELLESLIGQHLAHLHLGAPFLFEPGPQGGEVVDWLRLARACGLEVPEADASVELTVRQYRTWLLEQPEGANRALRELLLTTLPVEQFAAEPRHHFGRDSMAVAPFGRPLEHYGDLLVQRLLQQVHTDGRDRKTPRSKVSVDLHSSNCHGLIDWPVLKPKVQKDWEEALPGSVSHLSARLQQVHQAQADLEGFERIGRLGTQTEPLRGLITGVQSYGFFVAVEEPFVEGLVHVSGLKDDWYTFQAREPALIGRRSRRRFQIGDTVTVKVKGIDYYRQQVDLMVVRDESEPPTEEGTEAPLLAAPEA; the protein is encoded by the coding sequence ATGCAATTTTCTGTACACGACTTGCTGGGTCTACTCTCACCGGAACGCTCGGTGGCGCCGAAGGTGCTTCAGCAAAAGCTTTCCCTCGATGACGGCGCGGCGCTTGCCCAGCTGCAACTGGTGCTCGACGCCCTCGAGAAAGTCGGCCTGATCGAGAAAATGCAGGGCCGCTACCGCCTGGTTGCCAACGAAGAAATCGTCGGCGGACGCCTGCGCTGCAGCTCAAAAGGCTTCTGCTTTGTGACCCCCGAGCAGCCGGAGGCGGAGGAAATTTTTGTCGTCGAAGGTAGCCTCAAAAATGCCTGGAATGGCGATCGGGTGCTGGTGCGCCTGCTCAAAAAAGCTTCGCGCCGCCGCAAACCCGAAGGAGAAGTGGTGCTGGTGACCGAGCGGGCGCACACCGCCCTGGTGGGCCGCCTCGCCGAAGCGGACGCGGGCGAAGACAAGCCCAAACTCCTGCAGGTCGCTCCCCTGGACGACCGGCTGGGCAGCGTTCTGGAGTTGGTCGATGCCGAAATTCCGGACGTGGCGGCCGACTTGATTGTCGAGGTGGAGATCACCCGCTATCCTCTAGGGCGGCGGCCGGCCAAATGCCGATTGCTGCGCGTGCTCGGCCACGCCAACGATCCGCTGGTGGATCTCGACCTGGTGGCCAGCCGCTATCAGTTGCCGCTCGAGTTTCCCCAGGCGGTGCTCGATGCGGCTGCACAGCTTGCCGCATCCGCGGCGCCGGAGGGGCGCGAGGATCTGCAGGCGCTCGAAGTGTGGGCGCTGCCGGGGGAATTGCTCCAGACGGCCCTCTCGTTGGTACCGACGGAGGGCGGTTGGGAACTGGGTTTGCACGTGAGCGATGTGGCGGTGCTGGTGGAGGCGGGTTCGACCCTCGACGCCGAGGCCTACCGGCGCGGCCTGGCGGCGCGCCTGCGCGATCGCAGCCTCAGACTGTGGCCCGACGCGCTGCTGGAGCGTTGCGCTCTGCTGCCCGACACCGGCCGTTCCGCCTGGTCGGTGCTGGTAAACCTCGACACCACGGGCCAGGTGCGCGCCTTTCGCTGGACACCCTCGCTGGTGCGCGCCCGCGGCCGCCTGGAGAGCCTGAGTGAACCCTACGCCGCCGTCGCCGCCGCCCTGGCCGCCCAGGGGACAGGCCCGCTGCTCGGCGCTTCGGATCCGCGCATTTTTATCGAACTGCTCGAATCGCTCATCGGGCAGCATCTGGCCCACCTGCACCTGGGGGCACCCTTTTTGTTCGAGCCGGGGCCGCAGGGCGGCGAGGTGGTCGACTGGCTGCGCCTGGCGCGCGCCTGCGGCCTGGAGGTGCCCGAGGCGGACGCTTCGGTGGAACTCACCGTGCGGCAGTACCGCACCTGGCTTCTGGAGCAGCCCGAGGGGGCCAACCGCGCCCTGCGCGAGCTGCTGCTGACCACCCTGCCGGTGGAACAATTCGCGGCGGAGCCCCGGCACCACTTCGGGCGCGACAGCATGGCGGTCGCCCCTTTTGGCCGTCCGCTCGAACACTACGGCGACCTGTTGGTGCAGCGCTTACTCCAGCAGGTGCACACCGACGGCCGCGATCGCAAGACGCCGCGCAGCAAGGTGAGCGTCGATCTGCACTCTTCGAACTGCCATGGGCTCATCGACTGGCCGGTGCTCAAACCCAAAGTCCAAAAAGACTGGGAGGAGGCGCTGCCAGGCTCGGTAAGCCACCTCAGCGCGCGGCTGCAGCAGGTGCACCAGGCCCAGGCGGACCTGGAGGGCTTCGAGCGCATCGGCCGGCTCGGCACCCAGACCGAACCCCTCAGGGGGCTGATTACCGGTGTGCAATCCTACGGATTTTTCGTCGCCGTCGAAGAACCCTTCGTCGAGGGCCTGGTGCACGTCAGCGGTCTCAAAGACGACTGGTACACCTTCCAGGCGCGCGAACCCGCCTTGATCGGCAGACGCAGCCGCCGCCGCTTTCAAATTGGCGACACGGTCACCGTCAAAGTCAAGGGGATAGACTACTACCGCCAACAAGTGGACTTGATGGTGGTGCGCGACGAGTCGGAACCACCCACGGAGGAGGGTACCGAAGCGCCGCTGCTTGCCGCACCGGAAGCGTGA
- a CDS encoding helicase C-terminal domain-containing protein, with protein MGIEVQVHRQLLQLLRSEQLPTVWPHQLTMGRLVARALSQGRSTLVQVSGSGEHRLSYLLPALSAPEPVILCASETIQQQLLDVDLPLLRRNLATEKPIGLGDRWPGTGWQGVLITDPLTFLRDRLRGGSHFPEGVAVIFDGAHGLEQWAIQALCERIEPADWDDLREGDFERAEFWLDWQVGLSRALSSQPHHRAALSPGRQAELASALGESPPSEAWRRFRAALGAPERAHWVQYYRQSNQFSLVSSPIAVAGDLARALWPRQPAVVIGEALDPAREARTFRSWVGLEEVTCLRFPADPREQEVQLYLPTQLSDPTSSQYRQQIEPVLVELAALAAGPLVILLPEGPLRSHLGTFLASQFGSRVGIHRLQPPPNGITLASWEFWEANHHHLGAPTTLAVCALPFPRLDDPLVAARVQWLKDRRRDWFREYLLPVAIGRLQRGISPLRQTQGLVALLDNRINHRSYGGQLLDALTPARRLRYLE; from the coding sequence ATGGGCATTGAGGTTCAGGTCCATCGCCAGCTGTTGCAGTTGCTGCGCTCGGAGCAACTGCCCACCGTCTGGCCCCACCAGTTGACGATGGGGCGGCTGGTGGCCCGCGCCCTTTCCCAGGGCCGATCGACCCTGGTGCAGGTGAGCGGTTCGGGAGAGCACCGCCTCAGCTACCTGTTGCCGGCCCTGAGCGCCCCGGAGCCGGTGATCCTCTGCGCGAGTGAAACCATCCAGCAGCAATTGCTCGATGTCGATTTGCCGCTGTTGCGCCGCAACCTGGCTACCGAAAAACCGATCGGTTTGGGCGATCGCTGGCCCGGTACCGGGTGGCAGGGGGTGCTCATCACCGACCCGCTCACTTTTTTGCGCGACCGTCTGCGGGGAGGGAGTCACTTTCCCGAGGGCGTCGCTGTGATCTTCGACGGTGCCCACGGCCTGGAGCAGTGGGCCATCCAGGCGCTCTGCGAGCGCATCGAGCCGGCCGACTGGGACGATCTGCGCGAGGGCGACTTTGAGCGGGCCGAATTCTGGCTCGACTGGCAGGTCGGACTCAGCCGCGCCCTCTCCAGCCAGCCCCATCACCGCGCGGCCCTGAGTCCCGGCCGCCAGGCCGAACTGGCGAGCGCTCTGGGTGAATCTCCCCCCAGCGAGGCCTGGCGGCGCTTTCGCGCCGCCCTGGGCGCACCCGAGCGCGCCCACTGGGTGCAGTACTACCGCCAGAGCAACCAGTTCAGCCTGGTCAGTTCCCCGATCGCCGTGGCGGGCGATTTGGCGCGCGCGCTCTGGCCCCGCCAGCCCGCCGTCGTCATCGGCGAAGCGCTCGACCCGGCGCGCGAAGCGCGCACTTTCCGGTCCTGGGTGGGCCTGGAGGAGGTGACCTGTCTGCGCTTTCCCGCCGACCCGCGCGAGCAGGAGGTGCAGCTCTACCTGCCTACGCAACTGAGCGATCCCACGTCTTCTCAGTACCGGCAGCAGATTGAACCGGTGCTGGTGGAACTGGCGGCCCTTGCCGCCGGGCCGCTGGTGATCTTGTTGCCCGAAGGTCCGTTGCGCTCCCACCTGGGCACCTTTCTCGCCTCGCAGTTCGGCTCGCGCGTCGGCATTCATCGCCTGCAGCCGCCCCCCAACGGCATCACCCTGGCCAGTTGGGAATTTTGGGAAGCCAACCACCATCACCTGGGGGCTCCCACGACCCTGGCAGTCTGCGCGCTGCCTTTTCCGCGCCTCGACGACCCGCTCGTGGCTGCGCGGGTGCAGTGGCTCAAAGACCGCCGCCGCGATTGGTTTCGCGAGTACCTGCTGCCCGTCGCCATTGGCCGGCTGCAGCGGGGCATCAGTCCTCTGCGCCAGACCCAAGGTCTGGTGGCACTGCTCGATAACCGCATCAACCACCGCAGTTACGGCGGCCAACTGCTGGATGCCCTCACCCCCGCCCGTCGGCTGCGCTACCTGGAGTAA
- a CDS encoding FG-GAP-like repeat-containing protein produces MSVLLNTGGGSFAPPRSFAAGNSPLSVALGDLDGDGDLDLATANNYSDDVSVLSNSGSGSFAPARNFVAGDRPTTVALGDVDGDGDLDLVTASGQRVLVLLNTGNGTLANTRFFRNGDSPSSAVLGDVDGDGDLDIATANSGSVYQVTGSVTVLLNTGGGNFAPARNFVAGFRPYSVALGDLDGDGDFDLATANGQSNDVSVLSNTGGGSFAAARSFAAGGETVALGDFDGDGDLDLTTANSASSNVTVLQNTGGGNFVRFRSFAVGFNPKSVALGDVDGDGDLDIATANGGSFPDYPGSVTVLLNTGSGNFAPARNFAAGFRPYSVASGDLDGDGDLDLATANRESDDASVLLNTGGGSFAPAQAFKVGDDPQSVALGDLDGDGDLDLVTANGASDDVSVLSNSGGGSFAPAQSFAVGDSPESVALGDLDGDGDLDLATATARPNNVTVLQNTGGGSFGPPQSFFAGGSPISVALGDLDGDGDLDIAAVSGNYSYGSVYVLLNTGGGSFAPAQAFKVGGPPFSVALADLDGDLDNDLTTAIYSAATVTVLRNITPSSPSQPARPSPTP; encoded by the coding sequence GTGTCGGTGCTGCTGAACACCGGCGGTGGCAGCTTTGCCCCCCCCCGCTCCTTTGCAGCCGGGAACTCTCCCCTTTCGGTGGCGTTGGGGGATCTCGATGGCGACGGCGATCTGGATCTGGCCACTGCCAATAATTACTCCGACGACGTGTCTGTGTTGTCGAACAGCGGCAGCGGCAGCTTCGCCCCCGCCCGCAACTTCGTGGCCGGGGACCGTCCCACCACAGTAGCGTTGGGGGACGTAGACGGCGACGGCGACCTCGATCTCGTCACCGCCTCTGGCCAAAGGGTCTTGGTGCTGCTGAACACCGGCAACGGCACCCTCGCCAACACCCGTTTCTTCAGGAACGGGGACTCTCCCAGTTCGGCGGTGTTGGGGGACGTAGACGGCGACGGGGACCTCGACATCGCCACCGCCAACAGCGGCTCGGTTTACCAAGTCACCGGCAGCGTAACGGTTTTGTTGAACACCGGCGGCGGCAACTTCGCCCCCGCCCGCAACTTCGTGGCCGGGTTCCGCCCCTACTCGGTGGCGCTGGGAGATCTCGATGGCGACGGCGACTTCGACCTCGCCACCGCCAATGGCCAATCCAATGACGTGTCTGTGTTGTCGAACACCGGCGGCGGCAGCTTTGCGGCCGCCCGCTCCTTTGCGGCTGGCGGCGAAACTGTGGCGCTGGGAGATTTCGACGGCGACGGCGACCTCGACCTCACCACCGCCAATTCAGCCTCTAGCAATGTGACGGTGCTTCAGAACACTGGAGGTGGCAACTTCGTCCGCTTCCGCTCCTTCGCGGTCGGGTTCAATCCCAAGTCTGTGGCGTTGGGGGACGTAGACGGCGACGGCGACCTCGACATCGCCACCGCCAATGGCGGCTCATTTCCCGACTACCCCGGCAGCGTAACGGTTTTGTTGAACACCGGCAGCGGCAACTTCGCCCCCGCCCGCAACTTCGCGGCCGGGTTCCGCCCCTACTCGGTGGCGTCGGGGGATCTCGATGGCGACGGCGATCTGGATCTCGCTACCGCCAACAGAGAATCCGACGACGCGTCTGTGTTGCTGAATACCGGCGGTGGCAGCTTTGCCCCCGCCCAAGCGTTCAAGGTTGGGGATGATCCCCAATCGGTGGCGTTGGGGGATCTCGATGGCGACGGCGACCTCGACCTCGTCACCGCCAACGGCGCATCCGACGACGTGTCTGTGTTGTCGAACAGCGGCGGCGGCAGCTTCGCCCCTGCCCAATCGTTTGCGGTCGGGGACTCACCTGAGTCGGTGGCGTTGGGGGATCTCGATGGCGACGGCGACCTCGACCTCGCCACCGCCACAGCACGCCCCAACAATGTGACGGTGCTTCAAAACACCGGCGGCGGCAGCTTTGGCCCCCCCCAGTCGTTTTTTGCCGGAGGCTCTCCCATCTCGGTGGCGTTGGGGGACCTGGACGGCGACGGTGACCTCGATATTGCCGCTGTCAGTGGTAACTATTCTTATGGCAGTGTATATGTGTTGTTGAACACCGGCGGCGGCAGCTTCGCCCCCGCCCAAGCGTTCAAGGTTGGGGGTCCTCCCTTTTCGGTGGCATTGGCGGACCTTGACGGCGACCTCGACAACGACCTCACCACCGCCATCTACTCAGCCGCCACCGTCACGGTACTGCGCAACATCACGCCAAGCTCTCCCTCCCAGCCAGCGCGGCCCTCTCCCACTCCGTAA
- a CDS encoding FG-GAP-like repeat-containing protein: protein MGQGSERDRRRRPPWWWGLALAAVLGAWPSAAGAQVNFRVARSFAAGERPTSVALGDIDGDGDLDIATASGDYADPGNVSVLLNAGGGGFAPPRSFAVGDLPKSVALGDIDGDGDLDIATANRESNDVSVLLNTGGGSFAPAQAFAVGSRPYSVALGDLDGDGDLDIVPPTENPTTCRCC, encoded by the coding sequence ATGGGACAGGGAAGTGAAAGAGACCGCCGCCGCCGCCCGCCGTGGTGGTGGGGTCTGGCGCTAGCGGCGGTGTTAGGGGCGTGGCCGTCGGCTGCGGGGGCACAGGTAAACTTCCGGGTCGCCCGCTCCTTTGCGGCCGGGGAGCGTCCCACCTCGGTGGCGTTGGGGGATATCGACGGCGACGGCGACCTCGACATTGCCACTGCCAGCGGCGACTATGCCGACCCCGGCAATGTGTCGGTGCTGCTGAACGCCGGTGGTGGCGGGTTTGCCCCCCCCCGCTCCTTTGCAGTCGGGGACTTACCTAAGTCGGTGGCGCTGGGGGATATCGACGGCGACGGCGACCTCGACATCGCCACCGCTAACAGGGAATCCAACGACGTGTCGGTGCTGCTGAACACCGGCGGTGGCAGCTTTGCCCCCGCCCAAGCGTTCGCGGTCGGGTCCCGCCCCTACTCGGTGGCGTTGGGAGATCTCGATGGCGACGGCGACCTCGACATCGTCCCGCCAACAGAGAATCCGACGACGTGTCGGTGCTGCTGA
- a CDS encoding TonB-dependent receptor plug domain-containing protein: protein MVPIWNFYGLHRASRLLLALGCGFAGTLAVVQDAGAVPTVSDLAATGGRAADLLVQEPSPAASPAPEPAVPVEPVASDPVPPAAVGSETFELDDVTVTGSFRRQRVRDIPGSVYVIDQKEIEQKGARTVGDALRGVPGVVSNLSGAGADVHSTYFIRGLPTTSTALLIDGRSLNNLNQEHVDLNELPVAGIDRIEVLTGGATTLYGSTAVGGVINVITKRPPKVFEGNVEVTYGSYGYSDYRAYVGGPLGESVRFNLYATYFNTNNDFFYRVERPGGPVPVFEDKRINGAFTSTNYGFDLDWEIMPRTTLNFTSYYRQGSRGISLFAIRDPRTSIPARDEAGNVVNLSADELGLNGALFPRILIDYYGFAVTSNTRLGEADDSNLQVRLSYDRGRTTEQEVEEGETEFATNDIGIFGTRVLHTWQVAPALNLSYGFDFLREGGNSFGSENPLIYEAAISQPSLFALASYKPADDVTVTLGLRGIFGTRATSREFNRDFNGALTPSVGVRWQVIPQLALRSTFSRVYKTPNFNDLFGRGEILGNPDLLAESGSTFDAGIDWQPSPTSLIRFSYFLNDIDNLQGYNLIEENSPEDQLLIDKFGYELNERVRVNFPRVRSSGFELAASWQFAPYWTLFATETYTDSRVEQAFKPAYTQTQYPLVPFHSGRAGFSYDSPGGFRGALFVNFQGLRSSDPLHIGPGFAELNSPAGLPIANAFALPPGALLPGYTTLDFSFRVPVTENLSVLGYLDNLTNTRYERNYGNGAPPVNFRLGLKAAF, encoded by the coding sequence GTGGTGCCGATCTGGAATTTTTATGGGCTGCATCGGGCAAGCCGCTTGCTTCTGGCACTCGGTTGCGGGTTTGCCGGGACGCTTGCGGTTGTTCAAGATGCAGGCGCGGTGCCGACGGTGAGCGATCTGGCCGCCACGGGCGGTCGGGCTGCGGATTTGTTGGTCCAGGAGCCCTCCCCGGCCGCGTCCCCCGCCCCAGAACCCGCCGTTCCCGTTGAGCCTGTCGCTTCAGACCCAGTGCCGCCTGCAGCGGTTGGCTCCGAGACCTTTGAACTGGACGATGTGACGGTGACCGGCAGCTTCCGTCGCCAGCGGGTGCGCGACATTCCGGGGAGCGTCTACGTCATCGATCAAAAAGAAATCGAACAAAAAGGGGCGCGCACGGTGGGCGACGCCCTGCGGGGCGTGCCGGGGGTAGTGAGCAATCTGTCCGGGGCGGGGGCAGATGTGCACAGCACCTACTTCATCCGGGGGCTGCCCACCACCAGCACCGCCTTGCTCATCGACGGCCGCTCGCTCAACAACCTCAACCAGGAGCACGTCGATCTCAACGAGTTGCCGGTGGCGGGGATCGACCGCATCGAGGTGCTCACCGGCGGGGCAACCACCCTCTACGGTTCGACAGCGGTGGGCGGGGTGATCAACGTGATCACGAAGCGTCCCCCCAAGGTTTTCGAGGGCAACGTCGAGGTGACCTACGGCAGCTACGGCTACAGCGACTACCGCGCCTACGTGGGCGGGCCGTTGGGTGAGAGTGTGCGCTTCAACCTCTACGCCACCTACTTCAACACCAACAACGACTTTTTCTACCGGGTGGAGCGGCCGGGCGGGCCGGTGCCGGTCTTCGAAGACAAGCGCATCAACGGGGCGTTTACCAGCACCAACTACGGCTTCGACCTTGACTGGGAGATCATGCCGCGCACGACGCTCAATTTCACCAGTTACTACCGCCAGGGCAGCCGGGGCATTTCGCTTTTCGCCATTCGCGATCCGCGCACGTCAATCCCGGCCAGGGACGAAGCAGGCAACGTCGTCAACCTTTCCGCCGACGAACTGGGCCTTAACGGGGCGCTCTTTCCTCGCATATTGATCGACTACTACGGCTTTGCCGTCACTTCCAATACCCGCCTGGGGGAAGCCGACGACTCGAATTTGCAGGTGCGGCTTTCTTACGACCGGGGCCGCACCACCGAGCAGGAAGTCGAAGAAGGGGAGACCGAATTTGCCACCAACGACATCGGCATCTTCGGCACCCGCGTGCTGCATACCTGGCAGGTGGCCCCGGCCCTCAACTTGAGCTACGGCTTCGACTTTTTGCGCGAGGGCGGCAACTCCTTCGGCAGCGAAAACCCGCTCATTTACGAGGCGGCCATCTCGCAGCCGTCGCTGTTTGCCCTGGCAAGCTACAAACCCGCCGACGACGTGACGGTGACGCTCGGTTTGCGTGGTATCTTCGGCACCCGCGCCACCAGCCGCGAATTTAACCGCGACTTTAACGGCGCCCTCACCCCGAGCGTCGGAGTGCGCTGGCAGGTGATCCCCCAACTGGCCCTGCGCAGCACCTTCAGCCGCGTCTACAAGACTCCCAATTTTAACGACCTGTTCGGCCGCGGCGAGATCCTGGGCAACCCGGATCTCTTGGCGGAGAGCGGTTCGACTTTCGATGCAGGCATTGACTGGCAGCCCAGCCCGACCAGCCTTATCCGCTTCAGCTACTTTCTCAACGACATCGACAACCTCCAGGGCTACAACCTGATCGAAGAAAATTCGCCGGAAGATCAGTTGCTCATCGACAAGTTCGGCTACGAACTGAATGAGCGCGTGCGAGTCAATTTCCCGAGGGTGCGCTCCAGCGGCTTCGAGTTGGCGGCAAGCTGGCAGTTTGCCCCGTACTGGACGCTGTTTGCGACCGAGACCTACACCGACTCGCGGGTGGAGCAAGCTTTTAAACCCGCCTACACCCAGACCCAGTACCCGCTGGTACCCTTCCACAGCGGTCGGGCCGGTTTTTCCTACGACAGCCCCGGCGGTTTTCGCGGGGCGCTGTTTGTCAATTTCCAGGGCCTACGCTCCAGCGACCCGCTGCACATCGGCCCGGGCTTCGCCGAACTGAACAGCCCGGCGGGGCTGCCCATCGCCAACGCCTTTGCCCTGCCGCCGGGGGCGCTGTTGCCCGGTTACACGACGCTAGACTTTTCCTTCCGGGTGCCCGTCACCGAAAACCTCTCGGTGCTGGGCTACCTCGACAACCTTACCAACACCCGCTACGAGCGCAACTACGGCAACGGCGCGCCGCCCGTTAACTTTCGCCTGGGGCTCAAGGCCGCCTTTTGA